A stretch of the Polyangiaceae bacterium genome encodes the following:
- a CDS encoding SUMF1/EgtB/PvdO family nonheme iron enzyme, whose amino-acid sequence MLLVEAACVDRYEAPNQPGALPLVMFTFDESEAWCQARGKRLCFDDEWTRSCEGPTGTSYPYGDAHVSGTCNDDETWKLYDQSKLNGWPWTVSKPNVESLGQLLDAARVTSASGKVAADHVEALYQAEPSGSNPGCAGPAQVFDLCGNVEEWTRRRDGGSGKDFSGSLKGRYWAEPRTCQNAVTNHGNAFRFYEIGFRCCKDAVPAEKSG is encoded by the coding sequence ATGCTGCTGGTCGAGGCGGCCTGCGTCGATCGCTACGAGGCACCGAACCAGCCGGGAGCGCTCCCTCTGGTCATGTTCACGTTCGACGAGAGCGAGGCCTGGTGCCAGGCGCGCGGCAAGCGCCTGTGCTTCGACGACGAGTGGACGCGAAGCTGCGAGGGGCCGACCGGGACCAGCTACCCGTACGGCGACGCCCACGTCTCCGGTACCTGCAACGACGACGAGACCTGGAAGCTCTACGACCAGAGCAAGCTGAACGGCTGGCCGTGGACCGTGTCCAAACCGAACGTCGAGTCGCTCGGTCAGCTCCTCGACGCGGCGCGCGTGACCTCGGCCTCGGGGAAGGTCGCCGCCGATCACGTGGAGGCGCTGTACCAGGCCGAGCCGAGCGGCTCGAACCCCGGCTGCGCAGGTCCGGCGCAGGTCTTCGATCTGTGCGGCAACGTCGAGGAGTGGACCCGGCGGCGCGATGGCGGCTCCGGCAAGGACTTCTCCGGGTCGTTGAAAGGACGCTACTGGGCCGAGCCGCGCACCTGCCAGAACGCGGTCACGAACCACGGCAACGCCTTCCGCTTCTACGAGATCGGCTTCCGCTGCTGCAAAGACGCAGTCCCGGCGGAAAAGTCCGGGTAG
- a CDS encoding sulfite exporter TauE/SafE family protein codes for MSFAALALAGFVLAIASAVQGSVGFGSALLAAPFLVLIDPRLVPGPLLVATTVLTVLLSVREREGMDLRGVGVAILGRLPGVAVGAWLLTRVPAHALGPFFGALIVLATLIMAFGPAIQPSRPALLGAGFVSGIMGTSSSIGGPPMALIYQHEPGARMRGTLSGYFTLGALLSLVALVLSGRFGRWEVEAAAWLTPGVLIGFFASRHAARWLDRGRTRVAVLWTAGLAGALLVVLGALR; via the coding sequence GTGTCCTTCGCCGCGCTCGCTCTCGCAGGCTTCGTCCTGGCCATCGCCTCGGCGGTGCAGGGCTCGGTGGGCTTCGGTTCGGCGCTCCTGGCGGCGCCGTTCCTCGTGCTCATCGACCCGCGGCTGGTGCCCGGGCCTCTGCTCGTCGCGACGACTGTGCTGACCGTCCTGCTCAGCGTGCGAGAGCGCGAGGGCATGGACCTCCGCGGCGTCGGTGTCGCCATCTTGGGACGCCTGCCCGGAGTGGCGGTCGGCGCGTGGCTCCTGACCCGCGTGCCGGCGCACGCCCTGGGGCCGTTCTTCGGCGCGCTGATCGTGCTCGCGACGCTGATCATGGCCTTCGGCCCGGCGATTCAGCCGAGTCGGCCCGCGCTCCTGGGCGCTGGCTTCGTGAGCGGCATCATGGGCACGAGCTCCAGCATCGGTGGCCCGCCGATGGCGCTGATCTACCAGCACGAGCCCGGCGCTCGCATGCGCGGAACGCTGTCGGGCTACTTCACGCTCGGCGCGCTCCTGTCGCTGGTGGCGCTCGTGCTGAGCGGACGCTTCGGTCGCTGGGAGGTCGAGGCCGCAGCCTGGCTCACGCCGGGAGTGCTGATCGGGTTCTTCGCCTCGAGGCACGCCGCGCGCTGGCTCGACCGCGGGCGAACCCGCGTCGCCGTCCTCTGGACGGCGGGGCTCGCCGGAGCGCTGCTGGTGGTCCTCGGCGCGCTGCGCTGA
- a CDS encoding acyl-CoA carboxylase subunit beta has translation MRAEQPYPVLPTKIDKKSADYQANYAANLQSLDKLGEALAKSRAGGGEKYVQRHKKAGKLLPRERVELLIDRDSYFLELCALAGHEVDDHATGASMVGGVGVVSGVECVITASESTVKGGAINELGVKKTRRLAEVAEQNRLPGISLIESAGADLPNQHKIFVPGGRGFHDLTRRSEERIPTVCVVFGSSTAGGAYVPGMSDYVVMVRQQAQVYLAGPPLVRMATGEETDHESLGGAEMHSKVSGVSDYLAEDERDAIRLAREIVAHLNWKKAGPLPARAVEPPRYDPDELLGIASADVRVPFDAREVIARLVDGSRFAEFKPLYGNTLVCGWAFLHGYPVGILANNGILFSESANKGAQFIQLCNQSNVPLLFLQNITGFMVGKKYEQEGIIKNGAKLINAVSNSRVPAVTIMIGASYGAGNYAMCGRSYDPRLLFTWPNHRIAVMGGKQLAGVLEIIRREAAEKQGVAVDEQQLEMAKKMIEMKIDQESDPFFATARLWDDGIIDPRTTRDVVGIALSAAHTAPVEGSMSFGVFRH, from the coding sequence ATGCGTGCCGAGCAGCCTTACCCGGTCCTGCCGACGAAGATCGACAAGAAGAGCGCCGACTATCAGGCCAACTACGCCGCGAATCTCCAGAGCCTGGACAAGCTCGGCGAAGCGCTGGCCAAGTCGCGGGCGGGTGGCGGCGAGAAATACGTCCAGCGCCACAAGAAGGCCGGGAAGCTCCTGCCCCGCGAGCGCGTCGAGCTCTTGATCGATCGCGACTCGTACTTCCTGGAGCTGTGCGCTCTCGCCGGACACGAGGTCGACGACCACGCCACCGGCGCCAGCATGGTCGGCGGCGTGGGCGTCGTGAGCGGCGTCGAGTGCGTGATCACCGCGAGCGAGTCCACCGTCAAAGGCGGCGCCATCAACGAGCTGGGCGTGAAGAAGACTCGCCGCCTGGCGGAGGTGGCCGAGCAGAACCGCCTGCCGGGGATCAGCCTGATCGAGAGCGCCGGCGCCGATCTGCCGAACCAGCACAAGATCTTCGTGCCCGGGGGCCGCGGCTTCCACGACCTGACGCGCCGCTCGGAGGAGCGCATTCCGACGGTATGCGTGGTGTTCGGCAGCTCGACGGCGGGCGGCGCCTACGTGCCCGGAATGAGCGACTACGTCGTGATGGTGCGCCAGCAGGCGCAGGTCTACCTGGCAGGGCCGCCGCTCGTGCGCATGGCCACCGGCGAGGAGACGGACCACGAGTCACTGGGTGGCGCGGAGATGCACAGCAAGGTCTCGGGGGTGAGCGACTACCTGGCTGAGGACGAGCGCGACGCCATCCGCCTGGCCCGCGAGATCGTCGCCCACCTGAACTGGAAGAAGGCGGGACCGCTGCCGGCACGGGCGGTCGAGCCGCCGCGCTACGACCCCGACGAGCTGCTCGGCATCGCCAGCGCCGACGTGCGGGTGCCGTTCGACGCCCGCGAGGTGATCGCCCGCCTGGTGGACGGCTCGCGCTTCGCGGAGTTCAAGCCGCTCTACGGCAACACGCTGGTGTGCGGCTGGGCTTTCCTCCACGGCTATCCGGTCGGCATCCTGGCCAACAACGGCATCCTGTTCAGCGAGAGCGCCAACAAGGGCGCCCAGTTCATCCAGCTCTGCAACCAGAGCAACGTGCCGCTGCTCTTCCTCCAGAACATCACCGGCTTCATGGTCGGCAAGAAGTACGAGCAGGAAGGCATCATCAAAAACGGCGCCAAGCTCATCAACGCCGTCTCGAACAGCCGCGTCCCGGCCGTGACCATCATGATCGGCGCCAGCTACGGCGCCGGCAACTACGCCATGTGCGGGCGCTCCTACGATCCGCGCCTGCTCTTCACCTGGCCCAACCACCGCATCGCGGTGATGGGTGGCAAGCAGCTCGCCGGGGTGCTCGAGATCATCCGGCGCGAAGCCGCAGAGAAGCAGGGCGTCGCCGTGGACGAGCAGCAGCTCGAGATGGCCAAGAAGATGATCGAGATGAAGATCGACCAGGAGAGCGACCCGTTCTTCGCGACCGCCCGCCTCTGGGACGACGGCATCATCGATCCGCGCACGACCCGCGATGTCGTCGGGATCGCGCTCTCGGCGGCCCACACCGCCCCGGTGGAGGGCAGCATGAGCTTCGGCGTGTTCCGGCACTAG
- a CDS encoding YdeI/OmpD-associated family protein has product MSAPSASVDAFVSRAKTWRHEIQKLRAILLASGLDEDLKWGKPCFSFEGKNVAIIQPFKAHCSLMFFKGALLEDPHGLLRSQGENTQSARRLEFTSEAQITRRVLSDYVKRAIAVEKAGLRVDFKAKRELVLPEELTKVLKSDRRLAKAFDSLTPGRRRAYVMHFTSAKQSQTRSARITKCIPQILAGKGLND; this is encoded by the coding sequence ATGAGCGCGCCGAGTGCCAGCGTCGATGCCTTCGTGAGCCGCGCCAAGACGTGGCGACACGAAATCCAGAAGCTTCGGGCCATCCTCCTGGCCTCGGGGCTCGACGAGGACCTGAAGTGGGGGAAGCCGTGCTTCTCGTTCGAGGGGAAGAACGTCGCCATCATCCAACCGTTCAAGGCGCATTGCTCCCTGATGTTCTTCAAGGGTGCGCTGCTCGAGGATCCGCACGGGCTGCTCCGCAGCCAGGGTGAGAACACCCAGTCCGCGAGGCGTCTCGAGTTCACCAGCGAGGCGCAGATCACGAGGCGCGTGCTGAGCGACTACGTGAAACGAGCCATCGCGGTCGAGAAAGCCGGGCTCCGGGTCGATTTCAAGGCGAAACGCGAGCTCGTGCTCCCGGAGGAGCTGACGAAGGTCTTGAAGAGTGATCGCCGGCTGGCGAAGGCCTTCGACTCGTTGACCCCCGGACGACGGCGGGCCTACGTGATGCACTTCACGAGCGCGAAACAGTCTCAGACGCGAAGCGCGCGGATCACGAAGTGCATCCCCCAGATCCTGGCTGGCAAGGGCCTGAACGACTGA
- a CDS encoding TonB-dependent receptor: MAYPEGGEGDASVVLELVIGVEGDVRDVTVVSGEPPFSEVALRSAWRWQFDPAKRGGRAVASRIRFEVRFTEPPPAPPGSEAPAPEAGPPAPGPRAREQLEVTVYGDKRAPTVRSFTRAEVRELPGAFGDPFRAVEALPGVTPIISGVPFFFVRGAPPGNVGYFLDGIRVPLLYHVGLGPSVIHPGIVERVDLYPGGYPARFGRFAGGIVAGETTPPRPELHGEASVRLIDAGALVEAPFDGGRGTALVAGRYSYTGLLFSLLSPEAVLEYWDYQLRASHDVTARDTLTVFSFGAYDFIGEKDEQEVKTVLGTEFHRVDLRWDHRASQRTETRLALTAGFDRTRGGERDFFVRDRMLSARSEVRHRPSRRVAIRAGTDVAVDSYDVQAPSFDIDEPEEQEIFDRLFPTRTDLAIGAYSDVSIEAARGVSVTPGLRLDLYASNGAALIGIDPRISARFEITPKLRLIHAFGIVHQPPSFVVPVPGFQLAGLQGGLQESLQSSAGVEQDLPEGFTGSLTLFQNVFLDMTDGIGANQGGGGSGDRADRIDRRSLGSAVGAELMLRRPLTQKLGGYLSYTLSRSTRSYGREHFPSSFDRTHVLNLALAYDLGRRWRAGTRLVYYSGFPSEQADDDQLRSESPPRVPDFYRVDVRLEKRWRLGQRGYWAFVLEVLNATLSKETVDLECDADGECRAQEIGPVTIPSIGVEAVF, from the coding sequence GTGGCTTACCCCGAGGGGGGAGAGGGCGACGCCAGCGTGGTGCTCGAGCTGGTCATCGGCGTCGAGGGCGACGTCCGGGACGTGACCGTGGTCAGCGGCGAGCCGCCCTTCTCGGAGGTCGCGCTGCGGAGCGCCTGGCGCTGGCAGTTCGATCCCGCCAAGCGCGGGGGCCGGGCGGTGGCGTCGCGCATTCGCTTCGAGGTCCGCTTCACCGAGCCGCCGCCCGCGCCGCCCGGCAGTGAGGCACCTGCGCCGGAAGCCGGGCCGCCGGCGCCCGGCCCGCGCGCCCGCGAACAGCTCGAGGTCACCGTCTACGGCGACAAGCGCGCGCCCACGGTGCGGAGCTTCACCCGCGCCGAGGTGCGAGAGCTCCCGGGCGCCTTCGGCGATCCGTTCCGCGCCGTCGAAGCTTTACCGGGCGTCACGCCGATCATCAGCGGCGTGCCCTTCTTCTTCGTGCGCGGCGCGCCGCCGGGCAACGTCGGCTACTTCCTGGATGGCATCCGGGTGCCGCTCCTCTATCACGTGGGGCTCGGGCCCTCGGTGATCCACCCGGGCATCGTCGAGCGCGTGGACCTCTACCCCGGCGGCTATCCGGCGCGCTTCGGGCGCTTCGCGGGAGGCATCGTGGCCGGCGAGACCACGCCGCCTCGGCCGGAGCTCCACGGTGAGGCGAGCGTTCGGCTGATCGACGCCGGCGCGCTGGTCGAGGCGCCCTTCGACGGCGGCCGTGGCACGGCGCTGGTCGCCGGCCGCTACTCCTACACCGGCCTGCTCTTCTCGCTCCTCTCTCCGGAGGCGGTGCTCGAGTACTGGGACTACCAGCTGCGCGCCAGCCACGACGTCACGGCCCGGGACACGCTGACCGTGTTCTCGTTCGGCGCCTACGACTTCATCGGCGAGAAGGACGAGCAGGAGGTGAAGACGGTGCTCGGGACCGAGTTCCACCGCGTGGACCTGCGCTGGGACCACCGCGCCTCCCAGCGCACCGAGACGCGCCTCGCCCTCACTGCGGGCTTCGATCGGACGCGGGGCGGAGAGCGAGACTTTTTCGTTCGGGACCGCATGCTCTCGGCGCGCAGCGAGGTCAGGCACCGGCCGAGCCGCCGGGTCGCCATCCGCGCGGGCACCGACGTCGCGGTGGACAGCTACGACGTCCAGGCGCCGAGCTTCGACATCGACGAGCCGGAGGAGCAGGAGATATTCGATCGCTTGTTCCCGACTCGCACCGATCTGGCGATCGGAGCGTACAGCGACGTCAGCATCGAAGCGGCGCGCGGCGTGAGCGTGACCCCGGGCCTACGCCTGGACCTCTACGCGTCGAACGGCGCGGCGCTGATCGGCATCGACCCGCGCATCTCCGCGCGCTTCGAGATCACGCCGAAGCTGCGCCTGATCCACGCATTCGGCATCGTGCACCAGCCGCCGAGCTTCGTGGTCCCGGTGCCCGGCTTCCAGCTCGCCGGTCTGCAAGGCGGGCTCCAGGAGAGCTTGCAGTCCAGCGCGGGCGTGGAGCAGGACTTGCCCGAGGGCTTCACCGGGTCGCTGACGCTGTTCCAGAACGTGTTCCTCGACATGACCGACGGCATCGGCGCCAATCAGGGCGGTGGCGGCAGCGGAGATCGCGCCGATCGCATCGATCGCCGCAGCCTGGGCTCCGCCGTCGGGGCCGAGCTGATGCTGCGCCGGCCGCTCACCCAGAAGCTCGGCGGCTATCTCTCCTACACGCTCAGCCGCTCCACGCGCAGCTACGGACGCGAGCACTTCCCGTCGTCGTTCGACCGCACACACGTCCTGAACCTCGCGCTGGCCTACGACCTCGGGCGGCGCTGGCGGGCCGGGACGCGGCTGGTCTACTACTCCGGGTTCCCGTCGGAGCAGGCCGATGACGACCAGCTACGCTCCGAGAGCCCGCCGCGCGTGCCGGACTTCTACCGGGTGGACGTGCGCCTGGAGAAGCGCTGGCGCTTGGGGCAGCGCGGCTATTGGGCGTTCGTGCTCGAGGTCCTGAACGCCACGCTCAGCAAGGAGACGGTGGATCTCGAGTGTGACGCCGACGGCGAGTGCCGGGCGCAGGAGATCGGCCCAGTGACGATCCCGAGCATCGGCGTCGAGGCGGTATTCTGA
- a CDS encoding VWA domain-containing protein, protein MTRWLGAVFLVSGLASLAFGCGGEDGGETAGGGALPGTGAKGGSGGSGGIGVGGGSGGISSGCAAGCDSASFCSTTGKCIPTGSCEADGDCDAGLMCDTTSKTCVPGGGCGAEEFTIEAVAPNLYISLDRSCSMTGGGGGGQTKWVIAVNALNQMLTNFNGKVRWGLGLFPDITGANCTQDASQFAIADANEAGIQALLTAALKAADKFFPDGPCVTNIDTAMQQASQDPALKDTTRKSYVLLITDGAQAGCNAAGGDVGTEGIITALNTSGVSTFVLGFGNNIDAAQMNKFAVAGGVPNNDPTDPTAKFYKANDPTSLSAALSKIAGSIASCSFTLNTTPKDPSKVFVFFDNVKLPQDKTHQSGWDYDAQTNQITFYGADCDKLKAQQVQDVDVVFGCDQPTPG, encoded by the coding sequence ATGACACGCTGGCTCGGCGCGGTGTTCCTGGTGAGTGGGCTGGCCTCGTTGGCCTTCGGCTGCGGCGGCGAGGACGGCGGCGAGACGGCCGGTGGCGGCGCGTTGCCGGGCACCGGTGCCAAGGGTGGCAGCGGCGGCAGCGGTGGCATCGGCGTCGGCGGCGGCAGCGGGGGCATCAGCAGCGGCTGCGCCGCCGGCTGCGACAGCGCCAGCTTCTGCAGCACCACCGGCAAGTGTATCCCCACCGGGAGCTGCGAGGCGGACGGCGACTGCGATGCCGGGCTAATGTGCGACACGACGAGCAAGACCTGCGTGCCCGGCGGCGGCTGCGGCGCCGAGGAGTTCACCATCGAGGCAGTGGCGCCGAACCTCTACATCTCGCTCGACCGCAGCTGCTCCATGACGGGCGGCGGCGGAGGAGGGCAGACCAAGTGGGTGATCGCCGTGAACGCCCTGAACCAGATGCTCACCAACTTCAACGGCAAAGTGCGCTGGGGGCTCGGCCTGTTCCCGGACATCACTGGCGCGAACTGCACCCAGGACGCCTCGCAGTTCGCCATCGCCGACGCCAACGAGGCTGGCATCCAGGCGCTCCTGACCGCGGCGCTCAAGGCGGCGGACAAGTTCTTTCCGGACGGGCCCTGCGTGACCAACATCGACACCGCGATGCAGCAGGCGAGCCAGGACCCCGCGCTCAAGGACACGACCCGCAAGAGCTACGTGCTCCTCATCACCGACGGCGCGCAGGCGGGCTGCAACGCCGCGGGCGGCGACGTGGGCACCGAAGGGATCATCACGGCGCTGAACACGTCCGGGGTCTCCACCTTCGTGCTCGGTTTCGGCAACAACATCGACGCCGCCCAGATGAACAAGTTCGCGGTGGCCGGCGGCGTCCCGAACAACGACCCCACGGACCCGACGGCGAAGTTCTACAAGGCCAACGATCCGACGAGCCTCTCGGCGGCCCTGAGCAAGATCGCGGGTAGCATCGCCAGCTGCTCGTTCACCCTGAACACCACGCCCAAGGACCCCAGCAAGGTCTTCGTGTTCTTCGACAACGTGAAGCTGCCCCAGGACAAGACGCACCAGAGCGGGTGGGACTACGATGCTCAGACCAATCAGATTACCTTCTACGGGGCTGATTGCGACAAGCTGAAGGCTCAACAGGTGCAGGACGTGGACGTGGTGTTCGGCTGCGATCAGCCGACGCCCGGCTGA
- a CDS encoding glycerophosphodiester phosphodiesterase, which produces MPRPKPFLDGPRPLCFAHRGGAKLWPENTLPALGGAVGLGFRYLETDVHLTRDGHLVVFHDERLERTTDGYGLLRDFTLSELERLDAGYWYSPDGKSRPWRGKGVRIPLLREVFELSPTLRVNVELKQAGVGLPRALWDFIEAHGIHDRILVASAEAALGREFRALARGTVATSASAREVLELWAATRVGLDRVVPIAYDALQVPPFYYSLPVVTPRFVRAAHARGLQIHVWTIDDPLEMRRLLALGVDGLKSDRPDLLLAVMQENL; this is translated from the coding sequence ATGCCGCGCCCGAAACCGTTCCTCGACGGACCGCGCCCGCTCTGCTTCGCGCACCGGGGCGGGGCGAAGCTCTGGCCGGAGAACACCCTGCCGGCGCTCGGCGGCGCCGTCGGGCTCGGCTTTCGCTACCTGGAGACCGACGTCCATTTGACGCGTGACGGGCACCTGGTCGTGTTCCACGACGAGCGGCTCGAGCGCACCACCGACGGCTACGGCCTCCTCCGCGACTTCACCCTGAGCGAGCTCGAGCGGCTGGACGCGGGCTACTGGTACTCGCCGGACGGCAAGAGCCGACCCTGGCGCGGCAAGGGCGTCCGAATTCCGCTCCTCCGCGAGGTGTTCGAGCTGAGCCCCACGCTCCGGGTGAACGTCGAGCTGAAGCAGGCCGGCGTCGGCCTGCCGCGCGCGCTCTGGGACTTCATCGAAGCGCACGGCATCCACGATCGCATCCTGGTCGCCTCGGCCGAAGCGGCCCTGGGGCGCGAGTTTCGCGCGCTCGCCCGGGGCACGGTCGCCACCAGCGCCTCGGCGCGGGAGGTCCTCGAGCTCTGGGCAGCGACGCGCGTCGGCCTCGACCGAGTGGTGCCCATCGCCTACGACGCGCTGCAAGTCCCGCCGTTCTACTACTCGCTCCCGGTGGTGACCCCGCGCTTCGTGCGCGCGGCCCACGCCCGCGGGCTCCAGATCCACGTCTGGACCATCGACGATCCGCTCGAGATGCGCCGGCTGCTCGCCCTCGGCGTGGACGGCCTGAAGAGCGACCGCCCCGATCTCTTGCTCGCCGTCATGCAGGAGAACCTCTGA
- a CDS encoding radical SAM protein has product MSAGGARLALVGRRLEHNENLGLGYLASALEHAGFRAERHYVNDALELERALTAISDHPPAVVGLSLADGGSALLPLALGEALHRSGYSGHVTAGGQFATLARDWLLERHPWLDSVVRFAGEGPLVEIVRRSLAGRSVEGTAGVTTREGDGEPADVLTPLSLRPLRDELPEILGHKAAHIAASRGCLGRCQYCGPAALHTLERREGVRAGLAKEALTRSGVGGVRRREIDAVSDEMAELWHERGVRYFYFVDEHLLPYEEPEALDYLRRWKQALRERELGAFGIGTMLRADRVTPAVARAFADLGLVRVFVGLELATPEEGQRFGRRPPGERDLALLGELADLGVVTVSNLMLVNPYSTPETIARGIDLLERVPRGVFEATRMMVYHGTRLHRTLLEAGRLIGNPLRYGYTFADPRVERFAEIFMRLRAEAFWDYSVAFRTHDAFLAVSLARRLRAERVDPRLVTRIERARARVNRVYVDAYRRALDLALSGGGFAEAAPLVRALRPQVGEIEAELAAVEAELGCRRPFAPMRAAATSVVSFVLAAACAREAAGPSVAPTELAADTAEAPAAPAGPEVVADASVPSEELSYPDAADTSTAPANVCSSVERERLVQDALRVVRARDACFSGNVSLGEPPSASLGLGSLAGPGRLCRVRERSDPQKVGQALAGRAARCTESDGTTLTFGVSGKGQTDAQAAANAVARCAVMGMSPAVRIVLDAQGRVQRVDGGLPEQAKCIRRVLAGLRFPCLASFEVCPEHVIIE; this is encoded by the coding sequence ATGTCCGCTGGAGGCGCGCGCCTCGCGTTGGTTGGGCGCCGGCTGGAGCACAACGAGAACCTCGGGCTCGGCTACCTCGCCTCGGCGCTGGAGCACGCGGGCTTTCGCGCCGAGCGTCACTACGTGAACGACGCGCTCGAGCTCGAGCGGGCCCTGACGGCCATCAGCGACCACCCGCCGGCCGTGGTGGGCCTGTCGCTGGCGGACGGCGGGTCGGCGCTCTTGCCACTGGCGCTGGGCGAGGCGCTCCACCGCTCGGGCTACTCGGGTCACGTCACCGCCGGAGGTCAGTTCGCGACGCTGGCCCGCGACTGGCTGCTCGAGCGGCACCCCTGGCTCGACAGCGTGGTGCGCTTCGCGGGGGAGGGGCCCCTCGTGGAGATCGTGCGGCGTTCGCTCGCCGGTCGGAGCGTGGAGGGCACCGCCGGTGTGACCACCCGAGAGGGTGACGGCGAGCCCGCGGACGTGTTGACTCCGCTCTCCTTGCGGCCGCTACGCGACGAGCTGCCCGAGATCCTGGGCCACAAGGCGGCGCACATCGCCGCGTCGCGGGGCTGCCTCGGCCGCTGCCAGTACTGCGGGCCAGCGGCGCTGCACACGCTGGAGCGCCGCGAAGGCGTGCGCGCCGGGCTGGCCAAGGAGGCGCTCACGCGGTCCGGCGTGGGGGGAGTGCGGCGGCGCGAGATCGATGCTGTCTCGGACGAGATGGCGGAGCTCTGGCACGAGCGGGGCGTCCGCTACTTCTACTTCGTGGACGAGCACCTCTTGCCCTACGAGGAGCCCGAGGCGCTCGACTACCTCCGGCGCTGGAAGCAGGCGCTCCGCGAGCGCGAGCTCGGGGCGTTCGGCATCGGCACCATGCTGCGGGCCGATCGCGTGACGCCGGCCGTGGCGCGGGCCTTTGCCGACCTCGGCCTGGTCCGCGTGTTCGTGGGGCTCGAGCTGGCGACGCCCGAAGAGGGCCAGCGTTTCGGGCGTAGACCACCGGGCGAGCGTGACCTCGCGCTGCTCGGAGAGCTCGCCGATCTGGGCGTGGTGACGGTCTCCAACCTGATGCTGGTGAACCCGTACTCGACCCCCGAGACCATCGCGCGCGGCATCGACCTGCTCGAACGCGTGCCGCGAGGGGTGTTCGAGGCGACGCGCATGATGGTCTACCACGGCACGCGGCTCCACCGGACGCTGCTCGAGGCGGGCCGGCTCATCGGCAACCCGCTCCGGTACGGCTACACGTTCGCCGATCCGCGCGTGGAGCGCTTCGCGGAGATCTTCATGCGCCTGCGCGCCGAGGCGTTCTGGGACTACAGCGTGGCGTTTCGCACCCATGACGCATTTCTGGCCGTGTCGTTGGCGCGGCGGCTCCGAGCCGAGCGCGTGGATCCCAGGCTCGTCACGCGCATCGAGCGAGCCCGGGCGCGGGTCAACCGCGTGTACGTGGACGCCTACCGCCGCGCGCTCGACCTGGCGCTGTCCGGCGGCGGATTCGCCGAGGCGGCGCCGCTGGTGCGGGCCCTGCGCCCGCAGGTCGGCGAGATCGAGGCGGAGCTCGCTGCCGTCGAGGCGGAGCTCGGCTGCCGCCGGCCCTTCGCGCCGATGCGCGCCGCTGCGACCTCCGTGGTGAGCTTCGTGCTGGCCGCGGCCTGCGCGCGCGAAGCAGCGGGCCCCAGCGTCGCGCCGACGGAGCTCGCCGCCGACACGGCCGAGGCGCCCGCCGCGCCGGCGGGCCCGGAGGTCGTCGCCGACGCCAGCGTCCCGAGCGAGGAGCTGAGCTACCCGGACGCCGCGGACACGAGCACCGCGCCCGCCAACGTCTGCTCGTCGGTCGAGCGCGAGAGGCTGGTGCAAGACGCCTTGCGCGTGGTCCGGGCCCGAGATGCCTGCTTCAGCGGGAACGTCTCGCTCGGTGAGCCGCCCAGCGCGAGCCTGGGCCTCGGCAGCCTGGCGGGCCCGGGGCGCCTGTGCCGCGTGCGGGAGCGGAGCGATCCACAGAAGGTGGGGCAGGCCCTGGCAGGGCGCGCCGCCCGCTGCACCGAGAGCGACGGCACCACGCTCACCTTCGGCGTGAGCGGCAAGGGTCAGACCGACGCGCAGGCGGCGGCCAACGCCGTCGCGAGGTGCGCGGTGATGGGCATGAGCCCCGCGGTGCGCATCGTGCTCGACGCCCAGGGTCGCGTGCAGCGGGTGGACGGCGGCCTCCCCGAGCAGGCGAAGTGCATCCGTCGGGTGCTCGCTGGCCTCCGCTTCCCCTGCCTCGCCAGCTTCGAGGTCTGCCCGGAGCACGTGATCATCGAGTGA